In Mastomys coucha isolate ucsf_1 unplaced genomic scaffold, UCSF_Mcou_1 pScaffold20, whole genome shotgun sequence, one DNA window encodes the following:
- the LOC116098041 gene encoding uncharacterized protein LOC116098041 translates to MQDMFREQDSGDLRAALANRIGSDSELVSACSRPKDTEGRQAEVWDQLFPGDWAGQAPGHGSDNQTNLQRNPEKGLEKPARRRNAPQPASRPASRPCTSSRAQQGGETPGTPAEFLREATLGRAAPGTEPNPIWAQNDPRFLPAPGTALDAQHTALRAPSPHLHPGTSSASLPKGQGSQESTVPRHPRRPQPRRGLCFPLRPPTKLGASTAGPRAPAPPSPGPRTGSARPRPAHSPAPAPGWAHRRLPARIRVHTRGTRQKGGPRRERARWTELEARPGGAEGGAPNLQDPGGRRRRRSAEPSGGTKRSRDGAARFLGVG, encoded by the coding sequence ATGCAAGACATGTTCCGGGAGCAGGATTCTGGGGACCTGAGAGCAGCCCTTGCTAACAGAATTGGTTCGGACTCAGAACTGGTATCCGCTTGCTCCAGGCCGAAAGATACAGAAGGAAGGCAAGCTGAGGTCTGGGACCAGCTTTTCCCAGGGGACTGGGCGGGGCAGGCTCCGGGCCACGGAAGCGATAACCAAACCAACCTGCAGCGAAACCctgagaaggggctggagaaaccAGCCCGACGCAGGAACGCTCCCCAGCCCGCGTCGCGGCCAGCCTCCCGGCCTTGCACTTCCTCCCGGGCCCAACAGGGCGGCGAAACTCCCGGGACCCCAGCCGAATTCCTCCGGGAGGCGACATTAGGGCGGGCAGCCCCAGGCACCGAGCCAAACCCAATCTGGGCTCAAAATGACCCCCGCTTTCTCCCCGCCCCGGGAACCGCACTGGATGCGCAGCACACGGCACTCAGGGCCCcgtccccccacctccaccccggCACCTCGTCGGCATCCCTGCCAAAAGGCCAAGGAAGTCAGGAATCCACAGTGCCGCGTCATCCCCGAAGGCCACAGCCACGACGTGGCCTCTGCTTTCCCCTCCGGCCGCCCACAAAACTGGGTGCTAGCACTGCTGGCCCTCGGGCGCCCGCTCCACCTTCTCCGGGGCCCCGCACTGGCTccgcccggccccgccccgcACACTCACCTGCGCCGGCTCCGGGCTGGGCGCACCGCCGCCTCCCTGCTCGGATCCGAGTCCACACCCGGGGAACTAGGCAAAAAGGGGGCCCTCGTCGGGAGCGGGCCCGATGGACGGAACTTGAGGCGCGCCCAGGTGGAGCCGAGGGCGGCGCCCCAAATCTCCAGGACCCTGGCGGGAGGAGGCGGCGCCGGAGCGCGGAGCCCAGCGGGGGAACAAAGAGGAGCCGGGATGGGGCCGCGCGCTTCCTGGGTGTCGGGTGA